One genomic window of Arachis stenosperma cultivar V10309 chromosome 10, arast.V10309.gnm1.PFL2, whole genome shotgun sequence includes the following:
- the LOC130956932 gene encoding uncharacterized protein LOC130956932, whose product MIADDSGDDVGASEPAGAGGSSSSGIQQYPPYFFSLDLDAIRQEGVPGQPTGFGARDGEGSAGLTEFQTYSICRGVQYKVMESDYRRYVGKCFEFGNGCTWLIRLSLRQRKGLWEVKRYNGPHTCLATSISSDHRSLDYHVISAFIMPMIRADASVSIKVLLNATAAHFGFRPTYRRVWLAKQKVVALIYGDWDESYNELPRWVLRVQLMMPGTVAVLRTSPVRVGGQLDKSQAYFHRLFWTFPPCIETFRHCKPLVSIDGTHLYGKYGGTLLVAIAQDENSNILHVAFALVEGANAESWAFFLSHLHEHVTPQLGLLVISDRHNGIKAALEAPDGGWLPPSAYRAFCIRHVTANFALTFKEKDAKRLLVNAVYAKTEVEFHYWFDILRSKDPTMCEWANRIEYSLWTQNCDEGHRFEHMTTNIFECVNSILKGVKNLPVCSLVKATYGRLAELFVRKRREAEAQ is encoded by the exons ATGATTGCTGATGACAGTGGCGATGATGTCGGAGCAAGTGAGCCTGCTGGGGCGGGCGGTAGTTCTAGCTCTGGCATACAGCAGTATCCTCCATATTTTTTCTCTTTGGACTTGGATGCCATAAGGCAGGAGGGGGTTCCTGGGCAGCCGACTGGATTTGGCGCTAGAGATGGTGAAGGGTCTGCAGGTCTGACAGAGTTTCAG ACTTACAGCATCTGTCGAGGGGTACAGTACAAGGTCATGGAGTCTGACTATCGCCGGTATGTGGGCAAGTGTTTTGAATTCGGGAATGGGTGCACCTGGTTGATTCGCCTGAGTCTCCGACAGCGCAAGGGCCTTTGGGAAGTCAAACGCTACAACGGACCGCATACATGTCTCGCCACCTCCATCTCCAGCGACCACAGGAGTTTGGATTACCATGTGATATCGGCATTCATTATGCCAATGATTAGGGCTGATGCATCCGTCAGCATCAAGGTGCTCCTAAATGCCACCGCCGCACACTTTGGTTTTAGGCCGACATATAGGAGGGTCTGGTTGGCCAAGCAGAAGGTTGTTGCCCTCATCTATGGTGACTGGGATGAGTCGTACAACGAGCTTCCAAGGTGGGTGTTAAGAGTCCAGTTGATGATGCCTGGTACTGTTGCAGTCCTTAGGACGAGTCCTGTTCGTGTTGGTGGACAGCTGGACAAGTCTCAAGCTTATTTTCACAGACTATTCTGGACGTTTCCACCGTGTATCGAGACATTCCGTCATTGCAAGCCCCTAGTTAGTATTGACGGCACCCATCTCTATGGCAAGTATGGGGGAACATTGCTTGTCGCGATTGCACAGGACGAGAACTCCAACATACTCCATGTGGCATTCGCATTAGTCGAGGGTGCGAATGCTGAGTCGTGGGCCTTCTTTCTCTCCCACCTGCATGAGCATGTGACACCGCAGTTGGGTCTGCTGGTTATATCGGACAGGCATAACGGCATCAAGGCCGCGCTTGAGGCTCCTGACGGAGGATGGTTACCTCCGTCTGCATACCGGGCATTCTGCATTCGACATGTAACGGCAAATTTTGCCCTAACCTTCAAGGAAAAAGACGCAAAGAGGCTACTTGTGAATGCGGTGTACGCTAAGACAGAGGTCGAGTTTCATTACTGGTTTGATATTCTGAGGTCTAAAGACCCGACGATGTGTGAATGGGCGAACCGGATTGAGTATTCATTGTGGACACAGAATTGTGATGAGGGGCATAGATTCGAACACATGACGACGAATATCTTTGAGTGTGTGAACTCAATCCTTAAGGGTGTCAAAAACCTACCTGTGTGCTCGCTAGTGAAGGCAACATATGGAAGGTTGGCCGAATTATTTGTTCGCAAAAGGAGAGAGGCTGAGGCGCAGTAG